One part of the Desulforegula conservatrix Mb1Pa genome encodes these proteins:
- the murG gene encoding undecaprenyldiphospho-muramoylpentapeptide beta-N-acetylglucosaminyltransferase: MELKNKPYNIILAAGGTGGHLFPAVAIADAIKEISPESRFLFIASGKELEKKIIDSAGYSMETISISGLAGLGVFTKMKAASKIPGAVFKSAAIIKGFEADAVIGMGSYTAGPVLLAAKMLGVPTAIHEQNRHPGITNRMMSKYVGRVYSSFEDTFQLDKPERQKYLGNPVRSDIVEFSKNCGNNGSKKDDSFKILVLGGSQGARSINRAVTASLPFFSDPGNMEFIHQTGSNDYEDVKAGYEKAGIKSEVRPFFDDMAKIYAEADLLICRAGASTVAEIAVMGKTAIFIPFPSAAGDHQSQNAEALENAGAAIIIEERDLTPEILASRITCLKESPEALKEMSLVSKSFGRPDAAKEIANDIISWIESKI, encoded by the coding sequence ATGGAATTAAAGAATAAACCATACAATATAATACTGGCTGCAGGGGGAACCGGTGGACATCTTTTCCCCGCAGTTGCCATTGCTGACGCCATAAAGGAAATATCTCCGGAAAGCCGCTTTCTTTTCATAGCAAGCGGCAAAGAGCTGGAGAAAAAAATAATAGACTCGGCCGGATATTCCATGGAAACCATATCGATTTCAGGGTTAGCAGGGTTAGGCGTTTTTACGAAAATGAAAGCTGCATCAAAAATTCCTGGAGCCGTATTTAAATCAGCCGCAATAATTAAGGGATTCGAAGCTGATGCAGTAATCGGAATGGGAAGCTATACGGCAGGCCCTGTACTTCTGGCAGCAAAAATGCTTGGAGTACCGACCGCAATACACGAGCAAAACAGACATCCCGGAATAACAAACAGAATGATGTCCAAGTATGTCGGCAGGGTATATTCATCCTTCGAAGACACATTCCAGCTTGATAAGCCAGAAAGACAAAAATACCTCGGCAACCCTGTGAGGAGCGACATTGTCGAATTTTCAAAAAATTGTGGAAATAACGGATCAAAAAAAGATGACTCATTTAAAATTTTAGTTCTCGGAGGAAGCCAGGGAGCAAGGAGCATAAACAGAGCAGTTACAGCATCCCTGCCTTTTTTTTCAGACCCCGGAAACATGGAATTTATTCATCAGACAGGCTCAAACGATTATGAAGATGTAAAAGCAGGGTATGAAAAAGCAGGTATAAAATCTGAGGTTCGGCCTTTTTTCGATGATATGGCCAAGATCTATGCCGAGGCCGACCTTCTCATATGCAGAGCAGGCGCCTCAACAGTGGCTGAGATTGCTGTAATGGGAAAAACCGCAATATTCATCCCCTTCCCTTCAGCGGCAGGAGACCACCAGAGCCAGAACGCTGAAGCCCTTGAAAATGCGGGAGCAGCCATAATCATAGAGGAAAGGGATCTGACTCCGGAGATACTCGCGTCAAGAATAACATGTCTTAAGGAATCGCCCGAAGCTCTCAAGGAAATGTCTCTCGTCTCGAAAAGTTTTGGAAGGCCGGACGCGGCAAAAGAAATTGCAAATGACATAATAAGCTGGATAGAAAGCAAAATATAA